In one window of Janthinobacterium sp. 1_2014MBL_MicDiv DNA:
- a CDS encoding DUF4136 domain-containing protein gives MKRYLTIMMAALTVLLTGCATTIRSDVTAFHEWPAQLQDKSYVFEAPAAESDTLEYRSYQNLVRAELAKHGFGEASGPAAANLRVSMDFSTVDYPERVLQASDPFWYGPGYWPGRYGYRYGAWPGYGRFGYNPYWYGPMEVEESVRHKYERELRVTINDRTGKKLYDVTVQSTSNKRATSQVMPAMVASAFADFPGQSGVPRKVEVKVE, from the coding sequence ATGAAACGATATCTCACCATCATGATGGCCGCATTGACCGTGTTGCTCACCGGATGCGCCACCACCATACGCAGCGACGTCACGGCCTTCCACGAATGGCCCGCGCAGCTGCAGGACAAATCGTATGTCTTCGAGGCGCCAGCGGCGGAAAGCGACACGCTGGAATACCGCAGCTACCAGAACCTCGTGCGCGCGGAACTGGCCAAACACGGCTTCGGCGAGGCCTCCGGACCTGCGGCGGCCAACTTGCGCGTGTCGATGGATTTTTCGACGGTCGACTACCCTGAGCGCGTGCTGCAGGCGTCCGACCCATTCTGGTATGGCCCCGGCTACTGGCCCGGCCGCTACGGCTACCGCTACGGCGCATGGCCAGGTTATGGCCGCTTTGGCTATAACCCCTACTGGTATGGCCCGATGGAAGTGGAAGAAAGCGTGCGCCATAAATACGAACGCGAATTGCGCGTGACGATCAATGACCGCACCGGCAAGAAACTGTATGACGTGACCGTGCAATCGACCAGCAACAAGCGCGCCACGTCGCAAGTGATGCCCGCCATGGTGGCCAGCGCCTTTGCCGATTTCCCCGGCCAGAGCGGCGTGCCGCGCAAGGTCGAAGTCAAGGTTGAATAA
- a CDS encoding aminotransferase-like domain-containing protein codes for MSQSKSIQEDSQTSAWTTPFVQHGGPRYLQIADMLERALSDGSLRPGDRLPPQRRLAALFQVDLTTVTRAYDEAKRRNLLEGRGARGTYVAAPKVELTQMLDLSMNIPPPPVGVDFDDLLKQGVAQVLMRTDSDLLMSYHLGGGGKADRAAGAVWLAPMFGQVDAEHVVACPGAQAALAALILALSRPGDAILTEPAVYPGLRSAAGQLNRKVIVVDTDADGMLPEALEKACRKHRARLVYLNPTLQNPTARTMPAARRLAITQVAQRCGMHIIEDDPYWLLASDAPPPLALYAPGHVSYIATLSKCLAPGLRMAYALLPDAQLRERFLQALRSFSLMATPLTTALATQWIHDGSARNLLAGVRSEADARQDVIRTILTGSSHARSDGIHVWFSLPSYWTSRELAATARAQGVAVTASDAFYDNGPPNAIRISLGSIRDRARLANALKKLSLLLAHKPAMRHEFVI; via the coding sequence ATGTCCCAGTCGAAATCCATACAAGAAGATAGTCAGACCAGCGCGTGGACCACGCCGTTCGTGCAGCATGGCGGCCCGCGCTACCTGCAGATCGCCGACATGCTCGAACGCGCGCTGTCCGACGGCAGCCTGCGCCCCGGCGACCGCCTGCCGCCGCAGCGCCGCCTGGCAGCGCTGTTCCAGGTCGACCTGACGACGGTGACGCGCGCCTACGACGAGGCCAAGCGCAGGAATCTGCTGGAGGGACGGGGCGCGCGCGGCACCTACGTGGCCGCGCCGAAAGTGGAATTGACGCAGATGCTGGACCTGAGCATGAACATCCCGCCGCCGCCCGTCGGCGTGGATTTCGACGACCTGCTGAAACAGGGCGTGGCGCAGGTGCTGATGCGCACGGACAGCGATCTGCTGATGAGTTATCACCTGGGCGGCGGCGGCAAGGCCGACCGCGCGGCGGGCGCCGTCTGGCTGGCCCCCATGTTCGGCCAGGTCGATGCGGAACACGTGGTGGCGTGCCCCGGCGCGCAGGCGGCGCTGGCCGCGCTGATCCTGGCGCTGAGCCGTCCCGGCGACGCGATATTGACGGAGCCGGCCGTGTACCCCGGCCTGCGCTCGGCCGCGGGACAGCTGAACCGCAAGGTGATCGTCGTGGACACGGATGCGGACGGCATGCTGCCCGAAGCGCTGGAAAAAGCCTGCCGCAAGCACCGCGCGCGCCTCGTGTACCTGAACCCCACCCTGCAAAACCCCACGGCACGCACCATGCCGGCCGCGCGCCGCCTGGCCATCACGCAAGTGGCGCAGCGCTGCGGCATGCACATCATCGAGGACGACCCCTACTGGCTGCTGGCCTCCGACGCGCCGCCGCCGCTGGCCCTTTACGCGCCGGGCCACGTGTCCTACATCGCCACCCTGTCGAAGTGCCTGGCGCCGGGCTTGCGCATGGCCTATGCACTGCTGCCCGACGCGCAGCTGCGCGAACGCTTCCTGCAGGCGCTGCGCTCATTCAGCTTGATGGCCACGCCATTGACGACGGCGCTGGCGACGCAATGGATACACGACGGCTCTGCGCGCAACCTGCTGGCCGGCGTGCGCAGCGAAGCCGATGCGCGCCAGGACGTGATCCGCACCATCCTGACGGGCAGCAGCCACGCACGCAGCGACGGCATCCACGTATGGTTTTCGCTGCCCAGCTACTGGACCTCGCGCGAACTGGCCGCCACGGCCCGCGCCCAGGGTGTGGCCGTCACGGCCTCCGACGCCTTCTACGACAACGGCCCGCCGAACGCCATCCGCATCTCGCTGGGCAGCATCCGCGACCGCGCGCGGCTGGCCAACGCCCTCAAAAAACTGTCGCTGCTGCTGGCGCACAAGCCGGCCATGCGGCACGAATTCGTGATTTAG
- a CDS encoding DMT family transporter, with protein sequence MSSSSPQASPASLPRSVYLGGLAIAVGGAVLFSTKAIVAKLLYRYQIDAVTLIAFRMIFSLPVFAVIAYWKMRTEPPLSGSDRWRLVGLGLVGYYLSSYLDFLGLQYISVGLERLILFLTPTFVLLITTVYFKQTISRVQWLALLTSYCGIVLVFVHDLQGGASNVALGSTLVLGSACSYAVYLLGSGELVKRIGSMRLVSYAMCVASFACIVQFFILRPVELLIQPMPVYGLSLLNGIFCTVMPVFMTMIAVERIGAPVASQAGMIGPVSTLFLGAMILDEPITNWQLAGTSLVLAGIYLLSKKK encoded by the coding sequence ATGAGCTCCAGTTCCCCGCAAGCATCCCCCGCATCGCTTCCCCGTTCCGTCTACCTCGGTGGCCTGGCCATCGCCGTGGGCGGGGCGGTGCTGTTTTCCACCAAGGCCATCGTCGCCAAGCTGCTGTACCGCTACCAGATCGACGCCGTCACCCTGATCGCCTTCAGGATGATCTTTTCGCTGCCCGTGTTCGCCGTCATCGCGTACTGGAAGATGCGCACGGAGCCGCCGCTGTCGGGCAGCGACCGCTGGCGCCTCGTCGGGCTGGGTCTCGTCGGTTACTATCTGTCCAGCTATCTCGATTTCCTGGGGCTGCAATACATTTCCGTCGGCCTGGAGCGGCTGATCCTGTTCCTCACGCCGACTTTCGTGCTGCTGATTACCACCGTGTATTTCAAGCAGACCATCAGCCGCGTGCAGTGGCTGGCCCTGCTCACCTCGTATTGCGGCATCGTGCTGGTGTTCGTGCATGACTTGCAGGGCGGCGCCAGCAACGTGGCGCTCGGTTCGACACTGGTGCTGGGTTCGGCCTGTTCGTATGCCGTGTACCTGCTCGGTTCCGGCGAGCTGGTCAAGCGCATCGGCTCGATGCGGCTCGTTTCCTACGCGATGTGCGTGGCCAGCTTTGCCTGCATCGTTCAATTCTTCATCCTGCGGCCCGTCGAGCTGCTGATCCAGCCGATGCCCGTGTATGGCTTGTCCCTGTTGAACGGTATCTTTTGCACGGTGATGCCCGTCTTCATGACGATGATCGCCGTCGAGCGCATCGGCGCACCCGTCGCCTCGCAGGCCGGCATGATCGGTCCCGTGTCGACCCTGTTCCTGGGCGCCATGATCCTCGATGAACCGATCACCAACTGGCAACTGGCCGGCACCAGCCTGGTCTTGGCCGGTATTTACTTGCTGTCGAAAAAGAAATAA
- a CDS encoding catalase: MASNKKSPSTDGAGSVLSSMSGPSEIDPPLSLGSSNPIAQALLNKAGAGQALSAAMPDNPNVLGQYGAAAHAPEEGVHVAVEEPLATASTTGETTPSPKVGDGLPELGANAQNAALDRARADDSGCVLTTNQGVPVGDNQNSLKAGLRGPTLMEDFILREKLTHFDHERIPERVVHARGSAAHGYFECYKEQSKLTRATPFAKAGKRTPVFVRFSTVAGERGSTDTARDVRGFAVKFYTDEGNWDLVGNNIPVFFIQDAMKFPDLVHAVKPEPHNGIPQAASAHDTFWDFASLSPEITHMLMWVMSDRAIPRSFRMMQGFGVHTFRLVNAKGQSVFCKFHWSPMAGTHSLVWDEAVKLSGADSDFHRRDLWEAIECGEYPEYELSFQVFTEAQAEAFPFDVLDPTKLIPEELVPLIPVGKMVLNRNPDNFFAETEQVAFCTAHIVPGIDFSNDPLLQGRIHSYVDTQLTRLGGANFHELPINAPLAPVHNNQRDGIHRQAINRGRVAYEPNSLAGGCPFQAGSKGFNSFPADTEGDKVRGKPEKFAEHYAQGRLFWISQTAVEQDHIVHAFRFELSKVQTVAIRQRVVSMLRNVDETLAQRLADALGLALPPVMPRASMQPMPSYPPSPALSLTFRPGKTGIHTLRVAILVGPGSDGAQVRSIYAALLADGAVPRLVGSQLGRVDTSSAAPLGVEISLEAGPSVLFDAVVVPDGQGAVQQLGGDANALDFLRLQYRHCKPLLAIGAGRGLLDKAGVPTTLPDGKPDPAIIVVPSGDVVKAVAAFKKALAAHRAFARETDPPQV; the protein is encoded by the coding sequence ATGGCTAGCAATAAGAAATCGCCATCCACGGATGGCGCCGGTTCCGTATTGAGCAGCATGTCGGGGCCGTCCGAAATCGATCCACCACTGAGCCTGGGCAGCAGCAACCCCATCGCGCAGGCATTGCTGAACAAGGCTGGCGCCGGGCAGGCCCTGTCCGCCGCCATGCCCGACAATCCCAACGTGCTGGGCCAGTACGGCGCGGCGGCGCATGCGCCGGAAGAGGGCGTGCACGTCGCGGTTGAGGAGCCGCTGGCCACGGCCAGCACCACGGGCGAGACGACGCCGTCGCCGAAGGTGGGCGACGGCTTGCCGGAACTGGGCGCGAATGCGCAGAATGCGGCGCTGGACCGCGCCCGCGCCGACGACAGCGGCTGCGTGCTGACGACCAACCAGGGCGTGCCCGTGGGCGACAACCAGAATTCGCTGAAGGCGGGCTTGCGCGGCCCCACCCTGATGGAAGACTTCATCCTGCGCGAAAAGCTCACGCATTTCGACCATGAGCGCATCCCCGAGCGCGTCGTGCATGCGCGCGGTTCGGCCGCCCATGGCTACTTCGAATGCTACAAGGAACAAAGCAAGCTGACGCGCGCCACGCCGTTCGCCAAGGCGGGCAAGCGCACGCCCGTTTTCGTGCGGTTTTCCACGGTGGCCGGCGAGCGCGGTTCGACCGACACGGCGCGCGACGTGCGCGGCTTCGCCGTGAAGTTTTATACGGACGAGGGCAACTGGGATTTGGTCGGCAACAACATTCCCGTCTTCTTCATCCAGGATGCGATGAAATTCCCCGACCTCGTGCACGCCGTCAAGCCCGAGCCGCACAACGGCATTCCGCAGGCGGCCAGCGCGCACGACACGTTCTGGGATTTCGCCTCGCTGTCGCCGGAAATCACGCACATGCTGATGTGGGTCATGTCCGACCGCGCCATCCCGCGCAGCTTCCGCATGATGCAGGGTTTTGGCGTGCATACGTTTCGCCTGGTCAATGCCAAGGGCCAGTCCGTCTTCTGTAAATTCCACTGGTCGCCCATGGCCGGCACGCATTCGCTCGTGTGGGATGAGGCCGTCAAGCTGAGCGGCGCCGATTCGGACTTTCACCGGCGCGACCTGTGGGAAGCCATCGAGTGCGGCGAATACCCCGAATATGAACTGTCCTTCCAGGTCTTCACGGAAGCGCAGGCCGAAGCGTTTCCCTTCGACGTGCTCGACCCGACCAAGCTGATCCCGGAAGAGCTGGTGCCGTTGATCCCGGTGGGAAAAATGGTCTTGAACCGCAACCCCGACAATTTCTTTGCCGAGACGGAGCAGGTGGCCTTCTGCACGGCGCACATCGTGCCCGGCATCGATTTTTCCAACGACCCGCTGCTGCAGGGGCGCATCCATTCGTACGTCGATACGCAGCTGACGCGCCTGGGCGGCGCCAACTTCCATGAGCTCCCCATCAATGCGCCGCTGGCGCCCGTGCACAACAACCAGCGCGACGGCATCCACCGCCAGGCCATCAACCGCGGGCGGGTGGCGTACGAGCCCAATTCGCTGGCCGGCGGCTGTCCGTTCCAGGCCGGCAGCAAGGGCTTCAACAGCTTTCCCGCCGATACCGAGGGCGACAAGGTGCGGGGCAAGCCCGAGAAATTCGCCGAGCATTACGCGCAGGGACGGCTGTTCTGGATCAGCCAGACGGCCGTCGAGCAAGACCATATCGTGCACGCGTTCCGCTTCGAACTGAGCAAGGTGCAGACGGTGGCCATCCGCCAGCGCGTGGTGAGCATGCTGCGCAATGTCGACGAGACCCTGGCGCAGCGCCTGGCCGATGCGCTGGGCCTGGCGCTGCCGCCGGTCATGCCGCGCGCCTCGATGCAGCCGATGCCCTCGTATCCGCCGTCGCCGGCGCTGTCGCTGACGTTCCGCCCCGGAAAAACCGGCATCCATACCCTGCGCGTGGCCATCCTGGTCGGGCCGGGCAGCGATGGCGCGCAGGTGCGCAGCATCTATGCCGCGCTGCTGGCCGACGGCGCCGTGCCGCGCCTCGTGGGCAGCCAGCTGGGCCGTGTCGACACGAGCAGCGCCGCGCCGCTGGGCGTCGAGATTTCGCTCGAAGCGGGACCGTCCGTGCTCTTTGACGCCGTCGTGGTGCCTGACGGCCAGGGCGCCGTGCAGCAGCTGGGCGGCGATGCCAACGCGCTCGACTTCCTGCGCCTGCAATACCGCCACTGCAAGCCGCTCCTGGCTATCGGCGCAGGCAGGGGCTTGCTGGACAAGGCCGGCGTGCCGACCACCTTGCCCGATGGCAAGCCCGACCCGGCCATCATCGTCGTGCCTTCGGGCGACGTGGTGAAAGCCGTGGCGGCCTTCAAGAAGGCGCTGGCAGCGCACCGGGCGTTTGCGCGCGAGACGGACCCGCCGCAGGTGTAA
- a CDS encoding quinone oxidoreductase family protein, translated as MEYVDVELPPPGPGEARVKHEAIGLNFIDVYFRTGLYPQPLPNGLGVEGAGIVEAVGEGVTEVKIGDRVAYAARINGAYAQQRNLPAALLLVLPERIAFDTAAAMMLQGLTVQYLFHRTVALKAGDTVLFHAAAGGVGLIACQWAKVLGVNLIGTAGSDDKAALAKAHGAAHVINYNTENFVERVREITGGKGVSVVYDSIGKDTFTGSLDCLAPLGMMVSFGNASGPVPAFTLSELASRGSLFITRPALFSYASNRTNLEEMAASLFGVVSSGEVKIEINQRYSLAHIAQAHADLEGRKTTGSTIIVP; from the coding sequence ATGGAGTATGTGGATGTGGAGCTGCCGCCGCCCGGTCCGGGTGAGGCGCGCGTCAAGCACGAGGCCATCGGCCTCAATTTCATCGATGTGTATTTCCGCACGGGCCTGTACCCGCAGCCGCTGCCCAATGGCCTGGGCGTCGAGGGCGCGGGCATCGTCGAGGCGGTGGGCGAGGGTGTCACGGAAGTGAAAATCGGCGACCGCGTGGCGTATGCGGCGCGCATCAATGGCGCCTATGCGCAGCAGCGCAACCTGCCGGCGGCTTTGCTGCTGGTGCTGCCCGAGCGCATTGCCTTCGATACGGCGGCGGCCATGATGCTGCAGGGCTTGACGGTGCAATACCTGTTCCACCGCACGGTGGCCCTGAAGGCGGGCGACACGGTGCTGTTCCACGCGGCCGCCGGCGGCGTGGGCCTGATCGCCTGCCAGTGGGCGAAGGTGCTGGGCGTGAACCTGATCGGCACGGCCGGTTCCGATGACAAGGCGGCCCTGGCCAAGGCCCATGGTGCGGCCCACGTCATCAACTACAACACGGAAAACTTCGTCGAGCGCGTGCGCGAGATCACGGGCGGCAAGGGCGTCTCCGTGGTCTACGATTCCATCGGCAAGGACACGTTTACGGGCTCGCTCGACTGCCTGGCGCCGCTGGGCATGATGGTCAGCTTCGGCAATGCTTCCGGTCCCGTGCCAGCGTTTACCCTGTCCGAACTGGCGTCGCGCGGATCGCTGTTCATCACGCGCCCAGCCCTGTTCAGCTATGCCTCGAACCGCACGAACCTGGAAGAGATGGCCGCTTCGCTGTTCGGCGTCGTCAGCAGCGGCGAAGTGAAGATCGAGATCAACCAGCGCTACAGCCTGGCCCATATCGCCCAGGCGCATGCGGACCTGGAAGGGCGCAAGACGACCGGTTCGACCATCATCGTGCCATGA
- a CDS encoding class 1 fructose-bisphosphatase: MKRISLTQYLVEEQRSNNSIPAELRLLIEVVARACKTISHAVSKGALGEVLGTADTENVQGEVQKKLDIISNEILLEANEWGGHLAAMASEEMESIHPIPNRYPKGEYMLLFDPLDGSSNIDVNVSIGTIFSVLKAPDGMGEPTEQDFMQAGAKQVAAGYAVYGPQTMLVLTFGNGVNCFTLDREMGSWVLTQSNMQIPPTTKEFAINMSNARHWHPPVKRYVDELLAGDTGPRGTNFNMRWIASMVADVHRILNRGGIFMYPADLRDTSMPGKLRLMYEANPMAFIVEQAGGAATDGQQRIMDIAPHKLHQRVPVFLGSKDEVARVTAYHAE; the protein is encoded by the coding sequence ATGAAACGCATCAGTCTTACGCAATACCTGGTTGAAGAGCAACGCTCGAACAACAGCATTCCGGCCGAACTGCGCCTGCTGATCGAAGTCGTCGCGCGCGCCTGTAAAACCATCAGCCACGCCGTCAGCAAGGGCGCGCTGGGCGAGGTGCTGGGCACGGCCGATACGGAAAACGTGCAGGGCGAAGTGCAGAAAAAGCTCGACATCATCTCCAACGAGATTTTGCTTGAAGCGAATGAGTGGGGCGGCCACCTGGCGGCCATGGCGTCGGAAGAGATGGAATCGATCCATCCGATTCCGAACCGCTATCCGAAAGGCGAATACATGCTGCTGTTCGACCCATTGGACGGTTCGTCGAACATCGACGTCAACGTCTCGATCGGCACCATCTTCTCCGTGCTGAAGGCGCCGGACGGCATGGGCGAGCCGACGGAGCAGGATTTCATGCAGGCGGGCGCCAAGCAAGTGGCGGCCGGCTACGCCGTGTACGGCCCGCAAACCATGCTGGTGCTGACCTTCGGCAATGGCGTGAACTGCTTCACCCTGGACCGCGAGATGGGTTCGTGGGTGCTCACGCAAAGCAATATGCAGATTCCGCCGACGACCAAGGAATTCGCCATCAACATGTCGAACGCGCGCCACTGGCATCCACCCGTGAAGCGTTATGTCGACGAACTGCTGGCCGGCGACACGGGCCCGCGCGGCACCAATTTCAACATGCGCTGGATCGCCTCGATGGTGGCCGACGTGCACCGCATCCTGAACCGCGGCGGCATCTTCATGTACCCGGCCGACCTGCGCGACACCTCGATGCCGGGCAAGCTGCGCCTGATGTATGAAGCGAACCCGATGGCTTTCATCGTCGAACAGGCCGGCGGCGCCGCCACCGACGGCCAGCAGCGCATCATGGACATCGCCCCGCACAAGCTGCACCAGCGCGTGCCCGTCTTCCTCGGCTCGAAAGACGAAGTGGCCCGCGTGACGGCTTACCACGCGGAGTAA
- the pepN gene encoding aminopeptidase N: protein MRTDSPQTIYRKDYTPPSFLVDSVELGFDLDPARTVVASRIRMRHNPASSSRSIELHGEHIELVMVRLNGKVLKPSQYKLTASMLTIPKAPDEVLLDIETLLAPQDNTSLSGLYVSNHNFFTQCEAEGFRRITFFPDRPDVMAKYTVMLRADKEKYPVLLSNGNLIEEGDLGDGRHYAKWEDPFKKPSYLFALVAARLVCQEERYTLQSGREVLLQVWVEDGNLDKTDYAMQSLKNSIRWDEERFGLELDLDRFMIVAVGDFNMGAMENKGLNIFNTKYVLANPRVATDVDYAGIEAVVGHEYFHNWTGNRVTCRDWFQLSLKEGLTVFRDQEFSADMIGTDTGRAVTRIDQVRTLRQAQFPEDAGPMAHPVRPDSFVEINNFYTVTIYEKGAEVVRMYQTLVGREAFRKGMDLYFERHDGQAVQCDDFRAAMADANGRDFTQFERWYSQAGTPVLKASTRYDAASQTFELTLAQSCPATPGQPKKLPFHIPVSVGLLGADGRDLPLHVDGVASDGATSVVLELTEASQTFRFTNVKEVPVPSLLRDFSAPVVLEYGYTDAELLHLFRHDSDAVNRWEAGQRLAMERLLKLTEAVAAGETLALDDTFIEAQRALLADGSLDAAFRELALILPSETIIAERMAQVDPQAIHAARQFMRRTIAAALKPELLAQYHANQTPGEYSPDALSAGKRALKNLALSYLLIAPGEAELALAQQQFDSAGNMTDRAAALGALIHSGSPSHAQAALASFYSDFESEALVVDKWFAMQAAAPSTDVQAVRQLMTHPAFTLKNPNRARSLIFNFTNANPSQFHVADGSGYAFWAEQVIALDALNPQVAARLARSMDRWRRYVPALQSHMRDALEKVAGQASLSNDVMEVVSKALAN, encoded by the coding sequence ATGCGCACAGACAGCCCTCAGACGATTTACCGCAAAGATTACACGCCGCCCAGCTTCCTGGTCGACAGCGTCGAACTTGGTTTCGATCTCGATCCCGCCCGCACAGTGGTGGCGAGCCGGATCCGCATGCGCCACAATCCGGCCAGCAGCAGCCGCAGCATCGAATTGCACGGTGAACACATCGAACTGGTGATGGTGCGCCTGAATGGCAAGGTTTTGAAGCCGTCGCAGTACAAATTGACGGCCAGCATGCTGACCATCCCGAAGGCGCCGGACGAGGTGCTGCTCGATATCGAAACGCTGCTGGCGCCGCAAGACAATACGTCGCTCTCCGGCCTGTATGTATCGAACCATAATTTCTTCACGCAGTGCGAAGCGGAAGGCTTCCGCCGCATTACCTTCTTCCCGGACCGTCCCGACGTGATGGCCAAGTACACGGTCATGCTGCGCGCCGACAAGGAAAAATATCCGGTGTTGTTGTCGAACGGCAACCTGATCGAAGAGGGCGACCTCGGCGATGGCCGCCATTACGCCAAGTGGGAAGACCCGTTCAAGAAGCCGTCCTACCTGTTCGCGCTGGTGGCGGCGCGCCTGGTGTGCCAGGAGGAGCGTTACACCTTGCAGTCCGGCCGCGAAGTGCTGCTGCAGGTGTGGGTGGAAGACGGCAACCTCGACAAGACCGATTACGCCATGCAGTCGCTGAAGAATTCCATTCGCTGGGACGAGGAACGCTTCGGCCTGGAGCTGGACCTGGACCGCTTCATGATCGTTGCCGTGGGCGACTTCAACATGGGCGCCATGGAAAACAAGGGTCTGAACATCTTCAATACCAAATATGTGCTGGCCAATCCGCGCGTGGCGACGGACGTCGACTACGCGGGCATCGAGGCGGTGGTCGGCCATGAATACTTCCATAACTGGACCGGCAACCGCGTTACGTGCCGCGACTGGTTCCAGCTGTCGCTGAAGGAAGGCCTGACGGTGTTCCGCGACCAGGAATTTTCGGCCGACATGATCGGCACGGACACGGGCCGCGCCGTCACGCGCATCGACCAGGTGCGTACCCTGCGCCAGGCGCAGTTCCCTGAAGACGCGGGTCCGATGGCGCATCCCGTGCGTCCCGATTCCTTTGTCGAGATCAATAACTTTTATACGGTCACGATCTACGAAAAGGGCGCCGAAGTGGTGCGCATGTACCAGACCCTCGTGGGCCGCGAGGCTTTTCGCAAGGGCATGGACCTGTACTTCGAGCGCCACGATGGCCAGGCCGTGCAGTGCGACGACTTCCGCGCCGCCATGGCGGACGCGAATGGCCGCGATTTCACGCAATTCGAGCGCTGGTACAGCCAGGCCGGCACGCCGGTGCTGAAAGCGTCCACGCGCTACGACGCCGCCAGCCAGACGTTCGAGCTGACCCTGGCGCAAAGCTGCCCCGCCACGCCGGGCCAGCCGAAAAAGCTGCCTTTCCATATTCCCGTCAGCGTCGGCTTGCTGGGCGCGGATGGCCGCGACCTGCCGCTGCATGTGGACGGCGTGGCGTCGGACGGCGCCACCAGCGTCGTGCTGGAACTGACCGAGGCGTCGCAAACCTTCCGCTTCACGAACGTGAAGGAAGTCCCCGTGCCGTCGCTGCTGCGCGATTTTTCCGCGCCCGTGGTGCTGGAGTACGGCTATACCGATGCCGAACTGCTGCACCTGTTCCGCCACGACAGCGACGCCGTCAACCGCTGGGAGGCGGGCCAGCGCCTGGCCATGGAGCGCCTGCTGAAACTCACCGAGGCCGTGGCCGCCGGCGAAACGCTGGCGCTGGACGACACCTTCATCGAAGCGCAGCGCGCCTTGCTGGCCGATGGTTCGCTCGATGCCGCCTTCCGCGAACTGGCCCTGATCCTGCCGTCGGAAACCATCATCGCCGAGCGCATGGCGCAAGTCGATCCGCAGGCGATCCACGCGGCGCGCCAGTTCATGCGCCGCACCATCGCCGCGGCCCTGAAGCCCGAATTGCTGGCGCAGTATCACGCCAACCAGACGCCGGGCGAATACAGTCCCGACGCCCTGTCGGCCGGCAAGCGCGCGCTGAAGAACCTGGCCCTGTCCTATCTGCTGATCGCCCCGGGCGAAGCGGAACTGGCCCTGGCGCAGCAGCAGTTCGACAGCGCCGGCAACATGACGGACCGCGCCGCCGCCCTGGGTGCCCTGATTCATTCCGGTTCGCCCTCGCATGCGCAGGCGGCGCTGGCCAGTTTCTATAGCGACTTCGAGAGCGAGGCGCTGGTGGTCGACAAATGGTTCGCCATGCAGGCGGCCGCACCATCGACCGACGTGCAGGCCGTGCGCCAGCTGATGACGCATCCGGCTTTCACCTTGAAGAACCCGAACCGCGCGCGCAGCCTGATTTTCAATTTCACCAACGCCAATCCATCGCAGTTCCATGTGGCTGACGGCAGCGGCTACGCCTTCTGGGCCGAGCAGGTCATCGCGCTCGACGCCCTGAATCCGCAGGTGGCCGCGCGCCTGGCGCGCTCGATGGACCGCTGGCGCCGTTACGTGCCGGCCCTGCAAAGCCACATGCGCGACGCGCTGGAAAAGGTGGCGGGCCAGGCCAGTCTGTCGAACGACGTGATGGAAGTCGTTTCCAAGGCATTGGCGAATTAA
- a CDS encoding methylglyoxal synthase, which yields MKTRIALIAHDKKKDDMITLAGEYLDFLKGCELSATGTTGGRLINELGLAVERKHSGPFGGDLQIGSLLVEGLIDCVIFLRDPMTPQPHEPDINALVRACDVHNVACATNLSSAHLVLSQLQARASAAA from the coding sequence ATGAAAACACGCATCGCCCTGATTGCCCACGACAAGAAAAAAGATGACATGATTACCCTGGCGGGCGAATACCTGGACTTTTTGAAAGGCTGCGAACTGTCGGCCACGGGCACCACGGGCGGCCGCCTGATCAACGAGCTGGGCCTGGCGGTCGAGCGCAAGCACTCGGGGCCGTTCGGCGGCGACTTGCAGATCGGCTCGCTGCTGGTGGAAGGCTTGATCGATTGCGTGATCTTCCTGCGCGACCCGATGACGCCGCAGCCGCACGAGCCGGACATCAACGCCCTGGTGCGCGCCTGCGACGTGCACAACGTGGCGTGCGCGACGAATCTGTCGTCGGCGCACCTGGTGCTGTCGCAGCTGCAGGCGCGGGCCAGCGCGGCAGCCTGA